Proteins encoded in a region of the Anopheles ziemanni chromosome 2, idAnoZiCoDA_A2_x.2, whole genome shotgun sequence genome:
- the LOC131282195 gene encoding neural-cadherin-like has protein sequence MVDPLKIFWVLTNSTYLVTKFIKTGIADKNDYPLYFEKVVYEADIDENVEINHNFLNVTAKTHGEASGIRYKISGGNIGNVFGIRNTTGALYVAKALDYEKIKKYELRLTASDNFKENDTTVLINVRDVNDNPPVFEKSSYRTQITEEDDRGLPKRVLRVTASDADVERPNNIIYFLTGPGIDIENPSESNFDINKATGEIFVLKPLNRDPPHGRASWKFTVFAQDEGGEGLVGFTEVQINLKDVNDNAPLFPNGIAYGNVTENGTIGMHVMTIKAEDYDDINEGTNAKVIYSIEKNAIEEDTGLPIFDINPDTGVITTAVCCLDREKTPDYSLQIVATDGGGLKGTGTASIKVKDLNDMPPRFTKDEWFVEVEETDGTVLPDAPILTVTVNDDDEINNFQYKIIESSGYGADKFAMVKNADGTGSLKVVQPLDFEDPMQINGFRFRIQVIDNEGIDESDKYHVDHSWVIVKLKDINDNTPRFKKPHIEAAVYENAEVGKNLGTFKAVDIDKGGKSKITYSINRATDRKRQFAINQDGSVTIQRALDRESTAKHSLEILATDDGVPPRTASAILTVLVKDINDNAPEFAEDYRPILLENSPPSKIIEISANDRDDRLKGNGPPFQFRMDPDADDVIRTSFKVEQNNKGDGMAIISSLGSFDREYRKQYTIPIVIKDSGTPPQTGTSTLTITIGDLNDNIMQPGSKEVIVYNYLGQAPDTPIGRVFVNDLDDWDTSDKLFYWDEAENPRFKLDDTSGMVTMRRGAREGRYRLRFKIYDRKHAQESYANMSVNVKHISYEAIVNSGSVRLAGITDEDFIRIWNYRTQNIFRSKLERFREKLADLLNVDAKNVEVFSVQMKDRTVPLTDVRFAVRGAYYYKAVQLNGIILLHKEDIEQDVGINITMVNVDECLLENADCGGSCTSIIEVQTNPCLVNANKTALVGVQINSTAECVCSSREYKQQQTCKSHPCLNGGRCTDSKSGIRCSCPPGYTGPRCQQVVRSFRGNGWAWYSPLDMCDKSHISVELITTKADGLIFYNGPITPPKEDDSAKQLSDFIALELEQGYPRFLIDYGSGTLELRIQTKHPLNDGEWHRIDVFWDTEQVKMVVDFCKTAEITEADDGNLVEFVDHTCQAIGKVPPFNEYLNLNTPLQIGGLFRDKFDYTYSRWQYMPVGAGFEGCIREFKHNGILYDLSHPGLSKGSAPGCLYTQEVCDLNPQVARCLEHGKCVGRYDEAKCECNPGWTGTYCSLPTTPTTFKTHSYVKYALSFEPDKFTTQIQLRFRTRETYGELFRISDQHMREYGIIELKGAKVYFRYSLNTGQVEEQEVALTAVEVDDGQWHVVKVQRYGSAAILELDGGEGANFNQSFSFDGHQWLSVDKQEGVYAGGKPEFTGVKTYDVKSDYQKSCIDDIRLDGKSLPLPPATNGTQWGQATTAKNIDRYCSSNNPCQNAYCPDPFECVDLWNKYECACGDGMIISPEGKTCIDRNECLDYPCLNGGTCINQEPRLKYKCICPDSYWGESCEFLKERQALKFSTSALAAVIACLLLIIILLFLYFSCSRRRSANFNKKPATKDDIRENIINYCDEGGGENDMTAFDMKTLKIPIGPLPELVQHKAPPVRPDIAVVSDQVVGKVDVFLDDRKRRVDIDPGSGPFDDLRNYAYEGCGSTSGSLSSLQSGTDDEPHEYSFLTTWGPRFDKLVNIYEPSKAPVEDDDVS, from the exons CGTCCGGTATACGATACAAGATCTCGGGCGGTAACATAGGCAATGTGTTTGGCATACGCAACACGACCGGTGCGCTGTACGTGGCCAAGGCGTTAGATTACGAGAAGATCAAAAAG TACGAGCTACGCCTGACAGCATCGGATAATTTCAAGGAAAACGACACCACCGTACTGATTAACGTTCGAGACGTAAACGACAATCCACCAGTGTTTGAGAAATCGTCATATCGCACACAAATAACCGAAGAGGACGACCGGGGTCTACCGAAACGTGTGCTGAGG GTCACAGCATCCGACGCCGACGTGGAGCGACCGAACAACATCATCTACTTCCTGACCGGGCCCGGTATCGACATCGAAAATCCCTCCGAGAGCAACTTCGACATCAACAAGGCCACGGGGGAAATATTTGTGCTGAAG CCCCTCAACCGCGATCCGCCACATGGAAGAGCCTCGTGGAAGTTCACCGTGTTCGCACAAGATGAAGGCGGTGAAGGATTGGTCGGCTTCACGGAGGTTCAGATAAACCTGAAGGATGTGAACGACAATGCACCCCTATTCCCGAACGGCATCGCGTACGGGAACGTGACGGAAAACGGTACCATCGGCATGCACGTGATGACCATTAAGGCGGAAGACTATGATGACATCAACGAGGGCACCAACGCGAAGGTGATCTACTCGATCGAGAAGAATGCGATCGAGGAGGACACCGGGTTGCCGATTTTCGACATCAACCCGGACACGGGGGTCATCACGACGGCCGTCTGTTGTCTCGATCGGGAGAAAACACCCGACTACTCGCTGCAGATCGTGGCTACCGATGGCGGAGGGTTGAAGGGTACGGGTACGGCATCGATCAAGGTGAAGGACCTTAACGATATGCCACCGCGGTTTACCAAAGACGAGTGGTTTGTGGAGGTGGAAGAGACGGACGGTACGGTGCTGCCCGATGCACCGATCCTGACGGTCACCGTGAACGACGATGACGAAATTAACAACTTCCAGTACAAGATCATCGAGAGCAGCGGATACGGCGCGGATAAGTTCGCGATGGTAAAGAACGCCGATGGTACGGGCAGTTTGAAGGTAGTGCAGCCGCTTGACTTCGAGGATCCGATGCAGATCAATGGGTTCCGCTTTCGGATACAGGTGATCGACAACGAGGGCATCGACGAGAGCGACAAGTATCACGTCGATCACTCGTGGGTGATTGTCAAGCTGAAGGATATTAACGACAACACACCACGGTTCAAGAAACCGCACATCGAGGCGGCGGTGTACGAGAACGCGGAAGTCGGCAAGAACTTGGGCACGTTCAAAGCGGTCGACATTGACAAAGGTGGTAAGAGCAAGATCACGTACAGCATCAATAGAGCCACCGATCGAAAGCGTCAGTTCGCCATCAACCAGGACGGTTCGGTGACGATCCAGCGCGCACTAGACCGTGAGTCCACCGCCAAGCATTCGCTTGAGATCCTCGCCACGGACGACGGTGTGCCACCCCGAACCGCGTCCGCCATCCTTACCGTGCTGGTGAAGGACATCAACGACAATGCACCCGAGTTCGCCGAAGACTACCGGCCAATTCTGCTCGAGAACTCACCACCATCGAAGATCATCGAAATCTCCGCAAACGATCGGGACGATCGGCTCAAGGGTAATGGTCCGCCGTTCCAATTCCGCATGGATCCGGACGCGGACGATGTCATCCGCACGTCGTTCAAGGTGGAGCAGAACAACAAGGGTGATGGGATGGCCATCATTTCCTCGCTGGGATCATTCGATCGGGAGTATCGCAAGCAGTACACCATCCCGATCGTGATCAAGGACTCCGGAACGCCACCGCAAACCGGCACGAGTACGCTGACGATCACGATCGGTGATCTGAACGATAACATCATGCAACCCGGGTCGAAGGAGGTGATCGTGTACAACTACCTGGGACAAGCGCCGGACACACCGATTGGCCGGGTGTTTGTGAACGATCTGGATGACTGGGACACGTCGGACAAACTGTTCTACTGGGACGAAGCCGAGAACCCACGCTTCAAGCTGGACGACACGTCCGGTATGGTGACGATGAGACGGGGGGCCCGCGAGGGTCGGTACCGGTTACGGTTCAAGATCTACGATCGCAAGCACGCACAAGAGTCGTACGCTAACATGTCGGTGAACGTGAAACACATCTCGTACGAGGCGATCGTCAACTCGGGCTCGGTACGGTTGGCCGGCATTACGGACGAGGACTTCATTCGCATCTGGAACTACCGGACGCAAAACATCTTTAGAAGCAAGCTCGAACGATTCCGGGAGAAGCTAGCCGACCTGCTGAACGTCGACGCGAAGAACGTGGAAGTGTTCAGCGTTCAGATGAAGGATCGAACTGTTCCGCTGACGGATGTACGGTTTGCTGTCCGCGGTGCGTACTACTACAAGGCGGTGCAGCTGAACGGAATCATACTGCTGCACAAGGAAGACATCGAGCAGGACGTGGGTATCAACATTACCATGGTCAACGTGGATGAGTGTCTGCTGGAGAACGCCGACTGCGGAGGTTCGTGCACTTCCATCATCGAGGTCCAGACGAACCCGTGTCTGGTAAACGCGAACAAGACGGCCCTAGTTGGTGTGCAGATCAACTCGACCGCCGAGTGTGTATGCAGTTCGCGAGAGTACAAGCAACAACAGACGTGCAAATCCCATCCCTGTCTCAACGGGGGCCGCTGTACGGACTCGAAATCGGGCATTCGGTGTTCCTGCCCACCCGGCTACACCGGACCCCGGTGTCAGCAGGTCGTGCGTAGCTTCCGAGGCAACGGATGGGCCTGGTATTCCCCGCTGGATATGTGCGACAAGTCACACATAAGCGTGGAGCTCATCACAACGAAGGCCGACGGGTTGATCTTCTACAACGGCCCGATCACTCCCCCGAAAGAGGACGACAGCGCCAAGCAGCTGTCGGATTTTATTGCCCTCGAGTTGGAGCAGGGCTACCCAAGGTTTCTCATCGACTACGGTTCGGGTACGCTCGAACTACGCATCCAAACGAAACATCCGCTCAACGACGGTGAATGGCACCGGATCGATGTGTTTTGGGACACCGAGCAGGTGAAGATGGTGGTGGACTTTTGCAAGACGGCCGAGATCACCGAAGCGGACGATGGCAATCTGGTGGAGTTTGTCGATCACACCTGCCAGGCGATCGGGAAGGTACCGCCGTTCAACGAGTATCTCAACCTCAACACCCCGCTGCAGATTGGAGGCCTGTTCCGGGATAAGTTTGACTACACGTACAGCCGGTGGCAGTACATGCCCGTCGGGGCCGGCTTCGAGGGTTGCATCCGTGAGTTCAAACACAATGGCATTCTGTACGATCTCTCCCACCCGGGACTGTCGAAGGGTTCGGCACCGGGATGTCTGTACACGCAGGAGGTGTGCGATCTAAACCCCCAGGTCGCTCGCTGCCTCGAGCACGGCAAGTGCGTCGGTAGGTACGATGAGGCCAAGTGCGAGTGCAACCCGGGCTGGACGGGTACGTACTGCAGTCTGCCGACCACACCAACCACCTTTAAAACGCACAGCTACGTGAAGTACGCGCTCAGCTTCGAGCCGGATAAGTTCACCACGCAGATCCAGCTGCGCTTCCGGACGCGCGAAACGTACGGCGAGCTGTTCCGCATCAGTGACCAGCATATGCGCGAGTACGGCATCATCGAGTTGAAGGGAGCGAAGGTTTACTTCCGGTACAGTCTCAACACGGGCCAGGTGGAGGAGCAGGAGGTAGCGTTGACGGCGGTCGAGGTCGACGATGGCCAGTGGCACGTGGTGAAGGTGCAGCGGTACGGTTCGGCGGCCATCCTCGAGCTGGATGGGGGCGAAGGTGCCAACTTTAACCAGAGCTTCTCGTTCGATGGCCACCAGTGGCTGTCGGTCGACAAGCAGGAGGGTGTGTACGCGGGTGGCAAGCCAGAGTTTACCGGCGTCAAGACGTATGACGTGAAGTCGGACTACCAGAAGAGCTGCATCGATGACATAAG GTTGGATGGTAAGAGTCTGCCACTGCCTCCCGCTACGAACGGCACTCAGTGGGGACAGGCGACCACGGCGAAGAATATCGATCGCTACTGTTCGTCCAACAATCCGTGCCAAAACGCGTACTGCCCGGATCCATTCGAGTGCGTCGACTTGTGGAACAAGTACGAATGCGC CTGCGGTGATGGTATGATCATCTCGCCGGAGGGTAAAACCTGCATCGATCGCAACGAGTGTCTGGACTACCCGTGTCTGAATGGCGGCACTTGCATCAACCAGGAGCCCCGCCTGAAGTACAAGTGCATCTGCCCGGACTCGTACTGGGGCGAGAGTTGTGAGTTTCTGAAGGAACGACAAGCGCTTAAATTCAGCACCAGTGCCTTGGCCGCCGTAATAGCCTGCCTATTACTGATCATTA ttttgctgtttttatACTTTTCCTGCTCGCGTCGCCGGTCGGCCAACTTCAACAAGAAACCGGCCACCAAGGACGACATCCGCGAGAACATCATTAACTACTGTGACGAGGGCGGTGGCGAGAACGATATGACGGCGTTCGACATGAAGACGCTCAAAATACCGATCGGCCCGCTGCCGGAGCTCGTCCAACATAAGGCACCGCCAGTAC GTCCAGATATTGCCGTCGTGTCCGACCAGGTCGTCGGCAAGGTGGACGTGTTCCTGGACGACCGGAAGCGACGCGTCGACATCGACCCAGGTTCCGGGCCATTCGACGATCTGCGTAACTACGCCTACGAAGGTTGTGGGAGTACCTCTGGCTCGCTAAGTTCCTTACAGTCAG GTACGGACGATGAACCCCATGAGTATAGCTTTTTAACCACATGGGGTCCCCGTTTCGATAAGTTAGTCAATATTTACGAACCAAGCAAAGCGCCGGTGGAGGATGACGATGTTAGTTAA